DNA sequence from the Alosa alosa isolate M-15738 ecotype Scorff River chromosome 2, AALO_Geno_1.1, whole genome shotgun sequence genome:
CTGTGGCTATAAAGGTGGGTAAGCActatgatctctctctccctccctcccccttctctctctctcccactattCTCTGTATGTACATTATGTCCTACAATGCCTCTTGTAGTTATTTTTTGTGGTTAAATTTAACATTTCTGATAGTAAAATGTTACGGTGCAAAGCTCAGATTTGACATTTTCTTAACACCATATCACAGTATATGACTGTCTGTGAGTCGAGTGCTAATGTTCTCGGTATCATTCAAAGTTCACTTTCAAAACTAACCAAAAAGCAGTATACAATGTAATTTATACAGCACCTGAGAAATGTGTACTTGCCTCACAGAATGTAAATAGTAACACAATATCTTGAGCCAACATTTTACAGTCAACATTGGattaaaatgaatgaattaatattaATTTAGCATGATAATGTCACTCAGTTCAGTCTAATGAAAACAACATCATTAATGAAACAAGTGTCAAACTAAACAAGCGTTCATGTCAAAGCTAAAATGTCCCATTCTAATCAGTCGTTTTAAAAGCAAGAGAATTACACACTTGTCATTCAATATTTCATCAAATTAGTTTCCGTTGTCTGTTTTTTCTTGCATTTATTGTAAAAGTTAAATGGTATGCCTTCTTCCTCTTAACACATTTTTTACAGAATAGACCAGGTTGGACTAATAACTATTTGGCCAGCATGTCTATATAtaagaatgtttttttaatgagaTACCAACCTGATGATCTGCCATACGATACTGTTAGGTGGTGAATCTCAGTGGTGTTGCTCTTACTGCTGTTCCTAGTTTAAAAACAGTAAGTGCACCTGTCCAATCCTGCAGGTTCACTTGCCCACTTCTCTGACAGGTAAAATATTATCCCTCCCTTgccctacctccctccctctctctctctttctctctctctccctttgtttgTCCATCCTTTTTTTTAATGAGATACCAACCTGATGATCTGCCATGCGGTTAGGGTGGTGAATCTCAGTGGTGTTGCTCTTACTGCTGTTCCTAGTTTAAAACAGTAAGTGCACCTGTCCAATCCTGCAGGTTCACTTGCCCACTTCTCTGACAGGTAAAATATTATCCCTCCCTTgccctacctccctccctctctctctctttctctctctctccctttgtttgTCCATCCCTTTCTTCATTGAGGAGGTTTCATAAGGCAACATGTAGTGACACAACgcgccacacacgcacacacacacacacacacacacacacacacacacacacacacacacacacttgtgtttgtccACAGTTCGATGTGTAAATGGATGACAAATAGTTCCTGGAACTTTTAGGCATGGCTGACCAAAGTTAACAATGCGCTAGagagtcttcctgttctgatctgtgcagcttccgccccacactgtgatgcagctggacacgatgctctcgatggtctctctgtagaatgtggtcgtgacgggaggcgtggcacttgcctttttcaatttgcgcaagaagtagaggcgctgctgggctttcttcgtcagtgatgctgtgttggtggtccaggagaggtcgtcgctgatgtgcacccccaggaattttgtgctgctcactctctccacagcatctccgtcgacaTAGCATGTCTATATAtaagaatgtttttttaatgagaTACCAACCTGATGATCTGCCATACGATACTGTTAGGTGGTGAATCTCAGTGGTGTTGCTCTTACTGCTGTTCCTAGTTTAAAAACGGTAAGTGCACCTGTCCAATCCTGCAGGTTCACTTACCCACTTCTCTGACAGGTAAAATATTATCCCTCCCTTGCcctacctccctcccttcctccctctctttttctttctctctctctccctttgtttgTCCATCCCTTTCTTCATTGAGGAGGTTTCACAAGGCAACATGTAGTGACAcaacgcgcacacgcacgcacacacacacacacacacacacacacacacacacacacacacacacacacacacttgtgtttgtccACAGTTCGATGTGTAAATGGATGACAAATAGTTCCTGGAACTTTTAGGCATGGCTGACCAAAGTTAACAATGCGCTAGagagtcttcctgttctgatctgtgcagcttccgccccacactgtgatgcagctggacacgatgctctcgatggtccctctgtagaatgtggtcgtgacgggaggcgtggcacttgcctttttcaatttgcgcaagaagtagaggcgctgctgggctttcttcgtcagtgatgctgtgttggtggtccaggagaggtcgtcgctgatgtgcacccccaggaattttgagctgctcactctctccacagcatctccttcgatggacagtggtggcagttgtttgtggcctctctgaaagttgacaacaatctccttggtcttgctgacattcagcaggaggttgttgtctttgcaccatttagccagcaggtctacttcttctctgtagtgagcctcgtcgcccttagtgatcaggcccaccagtgttgtgtcatccgcaaacttcaccagatagttggagctgtgagtggttgtacagtcatgtgttagcagtgtgaagagcaggggctgAGAGCACACACCCCTTGGGggccccgtgctcagggtcagagtgcttgaggtgttgttCCCGACACatactgcttgtggtctctgcaacaggaagtccagcagccagttgcagagggaggtgctgaatcctagcttgtccagtttgctgatgagttgttgtggtattatggtattgaatgctgaactgaagtctatgaacagcattctcacatatgagtctttattgtccaagtgggtgagggctggatggagggcagagcagattgggtagggtggctttgatgtgtgacatgactagccgttcgaagcacttcatgattatgggcgtgagtgctacaggacggtagtcattgaagcatgatggtgatgatttctttggcacgggtatgatggtggcagctttgaaaagtgatgggatgactgcttgctccagagaggtgttgaaaattTCTGTaaaaaacatccttcagctcttctgcacagtccttcaacactttcgcctggtatgttgtctgggcctgctgctttgcgtgggttaatggtggctagtgtcctcttcacgctggcagaggacaggtacaggggttggtcgtggggaggaggtggggttttctgtgggtgagtgtcattttgtgcttcaaaacaggcgaaaaaactgttcaggtcatttagcagagaggtgttgttctcacagctccgtggcgcaggcttgtagtcagtgatggcctgtatgccctgccacaggctctgtgcatctctgctgtctttgaagtgtgttgttattttgtctgtgtaatccttttttgccttcctgatgccctgggacaggttagccctcgctgttcttaggccagctacatctccagctctgaaggctttgtctctcagcagtctgtggacatctcctgtcagccatggcttctggttggcccgagtggtgatgtgttttatttctgtaacatcattgatgcatttggtgatgtaggaaggtcagagtgtctgtgtattcctcaatgtcaatgtggttgttgtgggtggCAGCTGTTTTGAAAATATCCCAGTCTGTTATTTCAAAGCAGTCCTGAAGTTGTGAGACGGCCCCCTCCGCCCACACTCTCACCTCCTTCAGAACTGGTTTGGTGACTtttgctctttgtctgtatcgGGGCAGCAGCAGGATGATAATGTGGTCTGACTGTccgatgtgggggaggggttggCTTTGTAGGCTTCTTTCTGTGGGGTGTAAACAAGGTCCAGGGTATTTTGTCCTCTTGTTGGGAAGTTTACATGTTGGTGAAATTTTGgcagtacagttttgagatttGGCGTGATTGAAATCTCCAGCGATGATTGTGAAGGCATCCGTGTGTTCACTTTGTTGTTCACTGACGGCCCGATACAGCTCATTCAGTGCCATGCTCCTAtcactgtttttgttgctggGGGGGATGTAcaccatagatagatagatagatagatactttattgatccccaggggaaattcaaggtctcagcatacagagaacacaaacacattctttaacagcagaaagagtaattaaagtatataatataaaaacacaactaagcaataaggacagtagaagataaagaatttgctaaatatactaaaatacaatttacactaacacttaatctaaatcaattctaaaaacagtatccacatagtggtgattaatcaatcagaggcgcttgcaatgactgaggcagggactgagcctgtgattctctgtgcatagtaaggtatggtaaggtgctctaaggtgctctgtgtgtcaCGGTGGTAGtacaatggtgatagtggtcatgatgatagtgcaaatgagtaagtccaacagtgcaacaatgcagaaataaagtaaagtaaagtctatatatctatatatttaactatttaaattaaatgtataagtgtggccacagttcggctgtggcatggagggggttatgcatatgtgctaatgtgctaatatagcacgcaaacagtgaggcataaagacagtggtaaaagtggctagtggacagacagtatccaaacatggaggggtgaagaggcagacagactatgcagagaagtctatatctcctcttcccttaagtgaagcattgaacagttcaatggccctggggacaaatgactttctcagtctgtcagttgtgcaaggcagtgagcgaagtctccagctgatcaggctcttctgcttaacaatagtgctatggagtgggtgacactcattgtccaagatgttgatcagtttgttcagggtccttttgtcagatagtgaagtgatgcactccagttcagctcccactacagagccagctttccttaccagcctgtcaattcgccccgcatccttcttccttgtgcttcctccccaacatactgctgcatagaagaggacgctggcaacaactgactggtagaacatcctgaggagcttactgcacacattgaaggaccgcagcctcctcaggaagtacagcctgctctgccctttcttgtagagtgcatcagtgttggctgaccagtccagtttattgtccaggtggagacccaggtgGAGAATCGCGGTGAATTCCCTGGGGAGGTAGAAGGGTCGGCACTTAATGATCATAAACTCCGCCAGTGGAGAGCAGTGTCTGTGTACTACCGTAGCGTCTCGGCACCAAGCATCATGTGTGTAAACACAAACTCCTCCACCACTTTTTTTGTCTGCTAGGGCTCTGTCAGCTCGATAGCACGTTAGCTGCTCCAGGTGTATAGCAGAGTCGGGAATGTTCTCGTTGAGCCATGATTCAGTAAAAACAGTCACGCAGCAGTTACTCACTGTCTTGTTTGCTGTGACTAAGTCATCTTAAGTGGTTGTATCATGAGTCATCTTAAGTGGTTGTAttgactgaaagaaaatgtggAAAATTGTAATTGCAAAAcagattgtttcatttttttttcaaaagggCACTTTGGCATTCCTGCTAAGTACATGATTGTATTTGCTTTAAAAGCTAAGAAAGGCACATGTCTATTGTAAAGACATACATCAGTGACAGACCTTTTTGACTTTGTACAACTCTACTTTGCAAAAAGCATTAAATCATTACAGATTATATAACATGTCCAAATGATACATAAATGTTCTCTATATGTGTTTCTTGGTATTTAGGTGTTGGCTTGACTTGTAATAGGTAACACATATTTCTGGTTCTCACACAACTGTTGAATCTAGAATATCTTTTCATGCATGATTTCAGCTAATGGCTACAGTatcttacaccaaacaactttgacaagatttgggaaagattcttgaaagattgtagtcttttaactaatgcccccattcaagctttactcaaaagcctctaatctttcaagaatctttcccgaatcttgtcaaagttgtttggtatAAGGAGGCCATAAGGGACAAAGATACTTTTGACCTTATTTCCTGCTCGTGGATTCAAATCAGAGACTACTGGCCTCATTTGGAAGCGTTTTCAAAAAGCCACAGAatagatttacatttacatttttagaGAAAAAACTTTAAATAATCCTTATCCCCTCAATCATTGTTTAAACAATAAACCATTTTTGCAGTGATGTGTCAAAACTATAGTTTCAAAGAACACAGCATTTTTGTCAAACTTTCATTGAGAGGGTGGGAATGGGAACAAATCTCCAATCAAGGCTCGTTAAGATCACCTGGGCCGCCTCCCAAGTAGAGAGGCAACCATCTGGAAGTTTCTCACTCATTAACGCAACAAAGGCAAGTTCACAAACACAGGGAGGAACACAGACAAGACGTGAACACAAAGGTGAGGTGATCATGTGTTAATTTGACTGCTTTGCCATGGGTGGTAATCATAATTGGGTGCCCAAACATGCTGTAAGTAGCCTAGTAAAAGTATGTTCTACAAGGCCATTTTAAAATGAGGTGACAAAAACCTTGTTTGGGCTACATTCTCATATTAAGTATAAGTTCTTTCATGGTAATTGACATCAGAATTTTTGGAAAGTTTTCATTTGaatacacactaaaacacacatttctaaacacacacagccatggggATGCAAACACGCAGGAAGATGATGACTTTCCGTGAGAGCCAGCGGAGGTCAAAGGTAAAGCTGGGTGTCGGCATCGCAACATGCATCCTGCTCATCCTGGGAGCGCTAGCAATAGGAGCGTACTTCTGTAAGCTCTGCAggtttctcctctctctattcccctctctcttgtttctctTGTTTTGTCTTTGCAATCCCCATCCTTCTACCCCTTAAAAATATACTGTTTGGGATCCTCTCCTTGAATGCCttgaatgtttgtttttttcttgcttAGTTCTTActtgctttctctttttttttaaaccaaccCTTCAATCCCTTAGCCAGCTCCTGTTTCCCCCCCTCTTCATTCATACCCCATGTAATGCACATGCCTGAATGATTCTCTCCAGAAAATTGGACTAGATTATAGACTGACTATCAGGATCCTGTAATCTTGTGGGGAATGAGTGGTGGGTGAGGGCAAAAAGCAATTTCAAGCTCTGCATAGTACGAATTGACTGAACTGCACTGTGCCACTGgctgcaaacacaaaacactctTGACTGTGTGTAATCATGTGCTGTTTAGGGCTCTGTTATTCTATAGACCGCAGTAAGATATTCaagaaaagtctctctctctctctctctctctctctccctctctctccacacagtgGCGGAGCGGTTAATTGCAGATAACTACTTCTTCTGCCAGAGCTCTCTGGGGTTTGTCCCCTCAGAGGTCACCTGTGATGGGAAAGCCGACTGCATGTACGGAGAGGACGAGGCCAACTGCGTGTCCAACGTCACCAGCAATGGCACCTTCCCGGGTAGGTGCCTGTGTAATGGTAGCCAGTGGAGGTTACACACTGTTAATAGAAGcaaatgcacatacatgcatatgtgtACCAATGTGTCTTTTGTGAAGAAACGCACATAATGTGCTGTACTGGCCAGGATTTAAATGGTAAGCTAGGTGAGGTTTACAGAACGCGGTGAAATATGTTCaggacacaaaataaaatttgaTTGAAATTTGTAGGTTTCAATTAGACCAGACATAATTTTGTTTCCTCTGAAACCTgtctaaacaacaacaacaacaacaacaacaacaaccctgTTTTTCCTCTCTTACAGTGCGTCTTGTGAGCAATCATTTGGTGCTGCAGGTGTACTCTGCTGGGAGCGGCTGGAGTTATGTGTGTGCTGAGAACTGGAGATGGCGCCACACCCAACGCATCTGCCGGCAACTAGGCTACACCGAGCGAGTTCATTTCTattacttgcacacacacacgcacacacacacacacacacacacacacacacacacacacctacctctaAGAATTGCCCACCATTTTATTTTAGTTCCTCAGTCTATGTCTTGCAGTCAATCATTTGAATCGATTATGCATAATGTACTCTACAAATTCACTGCCAAAGTGGCCATATTACTTTAGTGCTTTATCTCTCTTGCATTTTAAATTCTACTTCCATCTTGCAGTCCTCAGTAAGACTTGTTTGAGTCATAACCCAATCCAATTTCTTATGtgaattttatataaagtaaTCATCTGCATGGTTTGAGTTGAAAAGGTATCGTGACCCATTGTCTCATAAACTGACGCCTAATTACATACAATTTGTATTATGCTTATCGCTGAACACTGTTACAGTAAAATGCACCTTTAGCAGAATGACTGACCCGTGTCTCGCTGTGAACCCTGATGATTAATTTGTTTAATGGTTTACAGAGTGTGACTAAAGTTGATGTCCACATTCCTTGTAAAGGTCCTGGACGTACGCAGCATCTGTGCAGCTCGCAAATTGCAGTCGCAATTACTTGCATCAATTGACCACAAACCATGTTGGGAAACCAGTAGGCCAAACTGATTCTGTTTGATGTATTGCTGGCTGCTCTGTTTAGCCAAATAAATTATTCAAGACTCCTCTGAAgtgaccatctctctctccctctctcttctaaaAGGAGTCCCCGCAGTTCTCTTGTCCCAGTGGAGAGTCTGCCCGCCCACCTGCCCAAGTCCTTCAGTGGGGTTCAGGCTAAAGCCTCATCAAACACTGCACTGGTTCCCACAGGTGTTAGACCACAGTAAGTCTGCCGAGAGAGGACATTGACAGACAAGAAGACAAAAATTCTCGCTCTCGctcgtgtgcacacacaccatgataATGAGTATGTCCACACACCATGATAAGGGCTGCAATGTCCACAGGAAAAATGCACAATCTGGCTGGACACATGCAGATATGTGACTGTGTAAATACATTTTTGCAAGTCATGTATCCTGTGTTTGTATGAGACACATATACCAGTATGATTGTCAAGTTAATCATTTCACCCCTGATGACCTGCACATGTTTATAGCTGTATGGTCAGTGAACTGTAGTGTGCCAGTAAAGTGCTGATTTCCTTTTACCCTCACGGTCTGACCTTTTGACCTTGGCCCTCCCTCATCTCCTATAGGAAATCTTGCTCCTCTGGCTCGGTCATTGCACTCTCCTGTTCAggtaattgtgtgtgtctgagagagaacgtgtgtagaatctttcccaaatcttgtcaaagttgtttggtgtaagggcAGTTCCtcgttgacctttgacctgttcTTTTGTTTCTGACCCGTCCAGACTGTGGGCCCGCGGTGGGTGAGGATCGGATTGTGGGCGGCAGCGACACCTTTATCGAGGAGTGGCCATGGCAGGCCAGCCTGCAGTGGAGGGGCCAGCACCTCTGTGGGGGCTCGCTGGTCTCCCTCAGATGGGTCGTTACAGCTGCACACTGCTTCAACAGGTACTGACACCCTCGTGGAGACATGGTCAGGATTTCACCAAAATTACATGTTTTTTGTGGTAGTTTTAGGAACATTAAGCAGTATCATTTTCATTTGTTGTAGGACGCTAGCTAGCCTTTTTAACATCTTAAGTCATTTTTGTTGGTATATTGTTTGAAGGAGGGTGACGCACATCTGCCATTCTCACATGACACCAAGCCTATTCACTATGCCAGTTGTATCGCAAAAATACACCATTTGGCAGGCAAGCAAGCCAGCTTTGATCCGTGCCACTAATGATATTATTAAAGCCAGGTATGTTAAGATAGCTAGATTAGAGTTACAGTACAGTAGCTGCTTAGATGGCAAAAAAACAGTACTGCCTCATTATACCTCATCATTCACTATCTGATGCCTTGATATGTACTGATGTACACAGTCAGACCAGGGAAGTGGACCACTGGCGTGTCGTGCTGGGCAGGACGCAGATGGGGTCATCTGGGGGCGTTTCCGTGGAGAGTATCGTCATTCACAGCAGCTACAAACCCACATTGTATGACTACGACATTGCCTTGATGCAACTCTCCCAACCTGTGGAGACTACAGGTGGGCTGAGGGACATTTAGATTGTCCTCATGGGTCTGCCATGGAGTGTACTACTAGAGGCGTTATGTACTTTGAGCTATTTGAATGTTCTGCTCACCAGGTGTTGAGCAGGATTAGATTGATGTCAAATATGAACACGGTCCTGTTTTACTGTCTGGTGTGCTGTGTTTATGGATTGTTATGTTAGCGGCATTATTTACTCATATTGGCTTTGTAGCACCATTACTTTGggtaaatgtaaatgaatggCTCCACAGCAGCAGTTAAACAATGGCTCACCTGCCCCTAGTTTTCCCTATGGCTTAATCACGTAATGTTTGTTGCTCTGTAATGTTTCCATCCAGACTCTGTATATCCAGTATGTTTGCCCCCATACTATGTGCCCTTGAAGACTGGAGAACCACTCGTAGTGACTGGCTGGGGTTTACTTGAGGAGAACGGTACGTACAGGAGAAATTTGAGGATTATTGATCACTGTCTGGGGCACATTCCCTTCTATATGCCCTTCTAGGAAACCTTTTGCTTTCTTTAAGCCGTACCTTCTCTTCTATTCTTTTAGGTGAGCTAGCCTCTGTCTTGCAGAAGGCCACGGTTCCTCTGGTTGACAAGGGAGTCTGCACCCAACCATCTGTCTACGGCACCTCCATCTCACCCAGAATGCTTTGCGCTGGGTATATGAAGGGTGAGCTGGATTCTTGCCAGGTATGCCTCTTGTCGTCAGGGCATTCTATTGTTCCACTTGTCAGATTCCATTCTTTAATTCAATTCTACTGTTTCCCAGGGTGACAGTGGGGGTCCTCTGGTGTATCTGACCTCTCACTGGCAGTTGGTGGGTGTGGTCAGCTGGGGAAGGGGGTGTGCCCGCAACAACTACCCCGGCGTCTACACCAATGTCAGCACAGTGCTTGAGTGGATCCACTCAGTCATCCAAGTAAGAGGCCTTggtatagacctctgaagttcgcctacaaaaaagaatcaaaacggccatctttgcccatataaggacatccggttgttaattgaagctaacttacctatggcaagttgcattgcaggTTAGCTctgggtagcaaaaatctaagtgtccccttcacgtaccggagatcacagtatccactcgaaggcagaggacaaaagtgtgttcaggaaaaagtctgcatttcagactttttcatccccgtgagagtttaacaggtgccaTAATTCAAAAtctccatgttattttcccataggaaaattcgccagataccggatgtcaaagatggcagcttttttgtaggcgaacttcagagttTTATGGGTGGTAGCTTAGCATGCATCAGTAGCTACAGTTCTGTGCAAAATCTATTTTTTGCTAAGAATTCTGAAGTCTGTTGCAATATACCATCTCACCACTAGATGGGATAATTTCCCCCAAGAATTAACCCAAGAAATACACAACAATAACCCAGATCTACCCATAacgatgtgtgtttttgttcctAATCTTTTTCAGAATTCTTGACGAACCTCATAATTAGTATTTTGAAGTCATTCCTTCGAAGCATCAGGTGATCATATATAAAGGATAAATATATCCATTATCATTATGCTGCTGGGTACCATCATTACTAAACATCCTgccaaatgtgtttgtgttgttttaagtCATGCTGTTATGCTGCATGCTGTTATCATCATAGTTATCCCACTTTCATCTACTTACCTGAAAAATATTGTTTCAtgtacagattttttttttatacatacaCATTTAAATGTACAGGTCTTGAGAGGTTTGTGGAAATTGTTTATtagaatgacacacacaaaaaaacaataacgcCATCCTTTGTATTTTATCCAAAACTTTTATTTCTTAAGCTTTTGtaataaagaaaatataatTGATATGCATGGCTGTGTTGTTTGAATGCAAGAACCACATGGATGCCCCTTCATGTTATGGACCAAGGGGTCAGAGTTTGTGACTGGGTGAGATCAACTTTAGAATCTCTGACCTGGGACATTAGAATGTAAGGGAACATTCTGGAGATTTGCACATTTGTAGGTGATGTTTCTGCTTTGGCAAATTGAAGTTTAGCTTTGGTTCTGTTCAATCAAGTGTGACTGTTGGAAGAATGTTTTAAAGGTCACCATTAGGTCTCGTAGCATTACCATTCAACTGGACCAGATATGAGTCCAAACTCAtccatatttatatattaattcAGCATAttcatatattatgtattaattTAGACCTGTGTGTAAATCCAGAGGGGACTTCATGGGATCATGCAGAGAACCATCCTAGGACCCCTTGGTCAACAGTGAAAATGCACAAAGGACATCAGTTTCTGAAAAGCATCATAGAGCTAGGATGCTTGTATTTTACAGAGAGATTAAAGGATTGAAAATtataactttctctctcttcccttttagATCATCTGGATTATATCATCTCTACAAAGCTTTTAAGAAACCAGCTCAATTTCTTTGAACAGttgacatttcaaaacatcttGAAATACACAATCCCATATTGAAATACAGAGTTATTGTAATTGTTGAACTGCATTTATGTTATGGTGTCTACTTTCACAGTTATGTTCACATTTTGGTAAAATAGATCTACTGCATTTATGGACTCAACATTCAGCAACAGCAGCCTCCATAGATACAGAACACTTCAAGTTTGAGAACATTCTGTTGTCTAAAGTGCAATCGAATACTGTGGGCAGCCGACTCAAAACGTGGCCAAACAGCAGATCAtttgcattacattacacaatctcacacacaagtGAACAATCAACAGAAACAAGGCATGGAACCTAACAGTCATTCAACCCTGCCCCAGTGAAGTGGGCCTTACCATTCACCATATTATAATTAACAACATTCAGTATTGCTGGCAACCATTTTGTATCATTCTTATTTTCCCAATCTTTAAGAATTTCTCCAAATGTGTCTTGGATAATGTCTTTAGTACTTCTGCTCAAAATGGTTTATTTACCCATTTCATAAAATCATGACATCAAGACTGATATTCCGTTCCccgtgtgtaggcctacactgcCATTTCCACCCAAACCAAATAGCTCTGAGTTGGAACAAATGATTCAGTACAGATGGTTGATGTTAAAGAAACTGGGGAAAAAATCTCAACAGCTGACTCTCCCTGTGCCCATAGAAGCACCCATTCATACAGAAATAAGCCCCAAACACTGGTGTGCTAAACACCTTTAGGCATTAATGTTTTCATAAATGTGCATATCAGAACATGTTGATCAAAAAGTGTGGTGGGAAAAAAATAGTCTC
Encoded proteins:
- the LOC125290689 gene encoding transmembrane protease serine 4-like isoform X1; this translates as MGTNLQSRLVKITWAASQVERQPSGSFSLINATKASSQTQGGTQTRREHKAMGMQTRRKMMTFRESQRRSKVKLGVGIATCILLILGALAIGAYFLAERLIADNYFFCQSSLGFVPSEVTCDGKADCMYGEDEANCVSNVTSNGTFPVRLVSNHLVLQVYSAGSGWSYVCAENWRWRHTQRICRQLGYTESPRSSLVPVESLPAHLPKSFSGVQAKASSNTALVPTGVRPQKSCSSGSVIALSCSDCGPAVGEDRIVGGSDTFIEEWPWQASLQWRGQHLCGGSLVSLRWVVTAAHCFNSQTREVDHWRVVLGRTQMGSSGGVSVESIVIHSSYKPTLYDYDIALMQLSQPVETTDSVYPVCLPPYYVPLKTGEPLVVTGWGLLEENGELASVLQKATVPLVDKGVCTQPSVYGTSISPRMLCAGYMKGELDSCQGDSGGPLVYLTSHWQLVGVVSWGRGCARNNYPGVYTNVSTVLEWIHSVIQNS
- the LOC125290689 gene encoding transmembrane protease serine 4-like isoform X2, which codes for MGMQTRRKMMTFRESQRRSKVKLGVGIATCILLILGALAIGAYFLAERLIADNYFFCQSSLGFVPSEVTCDGKADCMYGEDEANCVSNVTSNGTFPVRLVSNHLVLQVYSAGSGWSYVCAENWRWRHTQRICRQLGYTESPRSSLVPVESLPAHLPKSFSGVQAKASSNTALVPTGVRPQKSCSSGSVIALSCSDCGPAVGEDRIVGGSDTFIEEWPWQASLQWRGQHLCGGSLVSLRWVVTAAHCFNSQTREVDHWRVVLGRTQMGSSGGVSVESIVIHSSYKPTLYDYDIALMQLSQPVETTDSVYPVCLPPYYVPLKTGEPLVVTGWGLLEENGELASVLQKATVPLVDKGVCTQPSVYGTSISPRMLCAGYMKGELDSCQGDSGGPLVYLTSHWQLVGVVSWGRGCARNNYPGVYTNVSTVLEWIHSVIQNS
- the LOC125290689 gene encoding transmembrane protease serine 3-like isoform X3, whose amino-acid sequence is MYGEDEANCVSNVTSNGTFPVRLVSNHLVLQVYSAGSGWSYVCAENWRWRHTQRICRQLGYTESPRSSLVPVESLPAHLPKSFSGVQAKASSNTALVPTGVRPQKSCSSGSVIALSCSDCGPAVGEDRIVGGSDTFIEEWPWQASLQWRGQHLCGGSLVSLRWVVTAAHCFNSQTREVDHWRVVLGRTQMGSSGGVSVESIVIHSSYKPTLYDYDIALMQLSQPVETTDSVYPVCLPPYYVPLKTGEPLVVTGWGLLEENGELASVLQKATVPLVDKGVCTQPSVYGTSISPRMLCAGYMKGELDSCQGDSGGPLVYLTSHWQLVGVVSWGRGCARNNYPGVYTNVSTVLEWIHSVIQNS